In one window of Juglans regia cultivar Chandler chromosome 3, Walnut 2.0, whole genome shotgun sequence DNA:
- the LOC108999018 gene encoding histone H4 — protein sequence MSGRGKGGKGLGKGGAKRHRKVLRDNIQGITKPAIRRLARRGGVKRISGLIYEETRGVLKIFLENVIRDAVTYTEHARRKTVTAMDVVYALKRQGRTLYGFGG from the coding sequence ATGTCGGGTCGTGGAAAGGGAGGTAAGGGTCTGGGTAAGGGAGGAGCCAAGAGGCACAGGAAGGTGCTCCGCGATAACATCCAGGGCATCACCAAGCCTGCTATTCGCCGTCTGGCTCGGAGAGGCGGCGTCAAGAGGATCAGCGGCCTCATCTACGAGGAGACGCGTGGTGTTCTGAAGATATTTCTCGAGAACGTTATCCGCGACGCCGTGACATATACGGAGCATGCTCGTAGGAAGACGGTGACCGCCATGGATGTGGTTTATGCGCTCAAGAGGCAAGGGAGGACCTTGTATGGTTTCGGTGGTTGA